From the genome of Rhizobium leguminosarum, one region includes:
- a CDS encoding IS5 family transposase, producing MPHKHNAARRHHIGKMKFKVTNWAEYEAALRRRGSLTVWMTPEALIGWAAPRRRTRGGQPLYSDLAIETTLMLGMVFGLRLRQSKGLLSSVLDMMGLDLPVPDHTTLSRRARTWKPLSKSNDRQPVADGPVHVLIDSTGLKVYGAGQWLEEKHGVKSRRSWRKLHLAVDADSGEIIAHRLTDQETGDASQLEPLLDQIDDEIDQFTADGAYDGDPSYDAVLRHSPGARVVIPPRSNAVERPNAPASCQRDDHIAFMQIDGRLKWQTSTGYGKRALIETAMGRYKGIIGPRLHARSFRSQQTEAAIGVTILNRMLACGRPKSVRCEAPTAATK from the coding sequence ATGCCGCACAAACATAACGCCGCCCGCCGCCATCACATCGGTAAAATGAAGTTCAAAGTGACGAACTGGGCGGAGTATGAGGCGGCGCTTCGCCGCCGTGGCAGTTTGACCGTTTGGATGACGCCGGAAGCTTTGATCGGTTGGGCTGCCCCACGTCGCAGGACGCGTGGTGGCCAGCCTCTCTATTCGGATCTGGCGATCGAAACTACTCTGATGCTGGGCATGGTGTTTGGGCTGCGTTTGCGCCAGAGCAAAGGGCTTTTGAGTTCGGTGCTTGACATGATGGGATTGGATCTGCCTGTGCCCGATCACACCACGTTGAGCCGGAGGGCCAGAACCTGGAAGCCATTGAGCAAAAGCAATGACCGCCAACCTGTGGCGGACGGGCCGGTTCACGTCTTGATCGATAGCACGGGATTGAAGGTCTATGGCGCGGGCCAATGGCTGGAAGAAAAACACGGCGTAAAGTCCCGGCGCAGCTGGCGAAAGCTGCATCTGGCTGTTGATGCCGACAGTGGCGAGATCATTGCTCATCGTCTGACAGATCAGGAAACCGGCGATGCCTCGCAGCTGGAGCCGTTGCTAGATCAGATCGACGATGAGATTGATCAGTTCACTGCCGATGGAGCCTATGATGGCGATCCATCCTACGACGCTGTCCTGCGTCACAGCCCAGGCGCAAGGGTCGTCATTCCACCGCGCTCGAACGCCGTTGAACGGCCCAACGCCCCGGCGTCCTGCCAGAGAGACGATCACATAGCATTCATGCAGATCGATGGTCGGCTGAAATGGCAGACGTCCACCGGCTATGGCAAACGGGCGCTGATCGAAACGGCGATGGGCAGATACAAGGGCATCATCGGGCCGCGTTTGCACGCTCGTTCATTCCGGTCGCAGCAGACAGAGGCTGCGATCGGGGTCACCATACTGAACCGAATGCTCGCCTGCGGACGCCCGAAATCCGTTCGTTGCGAGGCACCGACGGCAGCAACGAAATAA
- a CDS encoding methyltransferase, with protein MLRRLTSASLGDALREVCELLEFAGIRDILACFDPLHPRHAHWVAARAAAPLEFQPLIDLFQLGGSATDRDLAVIPQNTLETLRMEGLLKRTGGTNSWWLGGLVLMPVQGLWLLCHMNKPNPTLYFGDDSIGLALRLSATPGQTVLDLCAGPGIQSLRSAQMGAWVTSVEVNPVAAALARLNAAANGLSDLIEVRVGNLYDVLSNERFDRIVANPPLLPIPDDLPYPFVGHGGPDGLRITRRIIEGLPERLNPRGNARLIGTTLSDGYLPLCLGDLEQMAQRLHLNVQMYITAHHVLNDGAVYFEGLAATCASTGDISGEAARATYRAFLDERGATHLCAYFLHIVIGEGRLELIDVAEEPSNDLWFTL; from the coding sequence ATGTTGAGAAGGCTTACATCCGCGTCTCTTGGCGATGCGCTACGTGAAGTCTGCGAGCTTCTCGAGTTCGCGGGCATACGTGACATTCTCGCATGTTTCGATCCGCTGCATCCGCGGCACGCCCATTGGGTGGCGGCGCGGGCTGCTGCGCCTCTGGAGTTCCAGCCGCTCATTGATCTGTTCCAACTCGGTGGCTCTGCCACTGATAGAGACCTCGCCGTGATTCCACAAAATACCCTCGAAACACTCCGGATGGAGGGCCTCCTGAAGCGGACCGGAGGCACAAACAGTTGGTGGCTCGGCGGGCTCGTGCTAATGCCAGTGCAAGGGCTTTGGCTGCTCTGCCACATGAATAAACCTAATCCAACACTATATTTCGGTGACGATTCTATCGGGCTTGCCCTCAGGCTGTCGGCAACGCCGGGGCAAACAGTCCTTGACTTGTGCGCAGGCCCCGGCATCCAATCGCTACGGTCAGCGCAGATGGGCGCGTGGGTGACCTCGGTTGAGGTCAATCCCGTGGCTGCAGCCCTGGCTCGCCTAAACGCCGCAGCGAACGGTCTTAGCGATCTCATCGAGGTACGCGTTGGCAATCTTTATGACGTGCTTTCGAACGAACGGTTCGACAGGATTGTCGCCAACCCGCCGCTGCTGCCCATCCCCGACGACCTTCCATATCCATTCGTAGGGCATGGCGGGCCGGACGGTCTTAGAATTACCCGCCGTATCATTGAGGGGTTGCCGGAGCGCCTGAACCCGCGCGGCAACGCGCGCCTCATTGGCACGACGCTGAGTGACGGCTACCTGCCCCTCTGTCTCGGCGACCTCGAACAGATGGCGCAGCGCCTGCATCTCAATGTCCAGATGTACATCACGGCACACCATGTTCTAAATGACGGCGCGGTCTACTTCGAGGGGCTGGCTGCGACGTGTGCCAGTACCGGCGATATCTCTGGTGAGGCAGCGCGCGCTACCTATCGCGCATTCCTAGATGAACGCGGCGCCACGCATTTGTGCGCGTATTTTCTCCATATAGTAATCGGGGAAGGTCGACTCGAACTGATCGATGTGGCAGAAGAACCTTCCAATGACCTCTGGTTCACGCTCTGA
- a CDS encoding IS3 family transposase (programmed frameshift) yields MKKQRFTEEQIIAVLKEQEAGAKAADLCRKHGISEATFYNWKAKYGGMEVSEAKRLKALEDENARLKKLLAEQMLDAAALRELLGKKMVGPAAQRDAVTHLKAVMGLSERRACQIISADRKMIRYRSSRPPEVELRTKLRDLANERRRFGYRRLFVLLRRDGEPSGVNRIYRLYREEGLSVRKRKARRRAVGTRAPILVEAKANARWSLDFVHDQFACGRRFRVLNIVDDVTRECLAAVPDTSISGRRVARELTTLIERRGKPGMIVSDNGTELTSNAILAWSRDHKVEWHYIAPGKPMQNGYVESFNGRMRDELLNESLFFGLDHARSAIAEWADDYNHFRPHSSLGYQTPAGYAGIIAATGSNAAQDESFAFPPVAPTAPFGVFKPAEALIAAG; encoded by the exons ATGAAGAAGCAGAGATTTACGGAAGAGCAGATTATTGCGGTGCTGAAGGAACAGGAGGCGGGTGCGAAGGCAGCCGATCTCTGCCGCAAGCACGGGATTTCAGAAGCAACGTTTTATAATTGGAAAGCCAAATACGGCGGCATGGAAGTCTCCGAAGCGAAGCGTCTGAAGGCGCTTGAGGACGAGAATGCGAGGCTAAAGAAGTTGCTGGCCGAGCAGATGCTTGATGCAGCCGCGCTCCGCGAGCTTCTTG GCAAAAAAATGGTAGGGCCTGCCGCCCAGCGTGACGCCGTCACGCATCTGAAGGCCGTCATGGGTCTTTCGGAGCGGCGGGCCTGCCAGATTATATCCGCCGACCGCAAGATGATCCGTTACCGGTCAAGCCGACCGCCGGAGGTTGAACTGCGGACGAAGCTGCGCGACCTCGCCAATGAGCGGCGTCGTTTCGGCTACCGTCGGCTGTTTGTCCTGCTTCGGCGGGACGGAGAGCCGTCCGGGGTCAATCGCATCTACCGGCTCTATCGCGAGGAAGGTCTTTCCGTTCGCAAGCGGAAAGCCAGGCGGCGTGCGGTCGGCACACGTGCGCCGATCCTGGTTGAAGCGAAGGCCAATGCCCGCTGGTCGCTGGACTTCGTGCATGACCAGTTCGCCTGCGGCAGACGCTTCCGCGTGCTCAACATTGTCGATGACGTGACGCGCGAATGCCTGGCAGCGGTCCCGGACACGTCGATCTCTGGTCGACGTGTCGCCCGAGAACTGACGACGCTGATCGAACGACGCGGCAAGCCCGGAATGATTGTCTCCGACAACGGCACCGAACTAACGTCGAATGCCATCCTCGCCTGGTCGAGGGATCACAAGGTCGAGTGGCACTATATCGCGCCGGGGAAGCCAATGCAGAACGGCTATGTCGAGAGTTTCAACGGCCGGATGCGCGACGAGTTGCTCAACGAGAGCCTCTTCTTCGGCCTCGATCATGCCCGCAGCGCCATTGCTGAATGGGCTGACGACTATAACCATTTCCGGCCACACTCGTCGCTCGGATACCAGACCCCGGCAGGCTACGCCGGGATCATCGCCGCAACCGGCTCCAACGCTGCGCAAGATGAAAGCTTCGCGTTTCCGCCGGTTGCTCCCACCGCGCCATTTGGCGTATTCAAACCCGCCGAGGCTCTAATCGCAGCCGGATGA
- a CDS encoding alpha/beta hydrolase, translated as MWQKNLPMTSGSRSDDRLLWNDIPIGTTCAYETCIAGRPAIRSWARREEDPAPRLRRIVVWQEVDLGKLNRPGGLVRAVTTIDAEPNLSPRRIAVISAAGEAVFRFTPGRVIVRFVDGTRNDTQVRSIDFALLDNAPALIAIYTRVLNISNRLPGTFEVYLPGTLTTIPYSLQREGDGLLSSLGELMTFNSAGWLSGVAVGDSVEIRGMSAVVPRWHSFARSTRALTKKSETKQPRFGQDIEIRRNGHRLYGRLSQPKDPRAFVLIIGGSGLHDRFGQSGAVDLGYSDLTAQLASHGVGSVLFDKPGAGRTKLTSDMVRPSFAAAIDVAQSWLDELVRRAPKGVPVIVAGHSEGGQIAAFLAAHNSDVAGLCLLATACSPIDKILAEQISLQAQDLSLSESARQQRLSELQSLFEWLRSGDRSAPPSARLAPFAHLSEWYGGLIDTQPATTLPRVRVPVAILHGDRDIQVPSQEARALAGLLPQDLASVKIFEGLDHLFKRSGEASNIRQYGDRRRKISRDVADWIADWIAKAVLPQGSGQCD; from the coding sequence ATGTGGCAGAAGAACCTTCCAATGACCTCTGGTTCACGCTCTGATGATCGGCTGCTTTGGAACGACATCCCTATTGGCACGACTTGCGCCTACGAAACATGCATTGCCGGCCGGCCGGCAATCCGGTCATGGGCCCGACGTGAGGAAGATCCCGCACCAAGGCTGCGCCGCATCGTGGTCTGGCAAGAGGTCGATCTCGGCAAGCTGAACAGGCCAGGTGGGTTGGTGCGCGCGGTGACCACCATCGATGCGGAGCCGAATCTTTCGCCGCGGCGCATAGCGGTGATCAGCGCGGCTGGCGAAGCCGTCTTCCGGTTCACACCGGGCAGAGTCATAGTTCGATTTGTCGATGGCACGCGCAACGACACGCAAGTCCGCTCGATCGACTTCGCGCTGCTCGACAATGCCCCCGCGCTGATCGCGATCTACACCCGCGTTCTGAACATCTCTAATCGCTTGCCCGGCACGTTCGAGGTCTATCTGCCCGGTACGCTCACCACGATCCCCTATTCGCTTCAGCGAGAGGGGGATGGCTTGCTTTCGTCGCTTGGGGAACTCATGACCTTCAATAGCGCCGGATGGTTGTCCGGGGTCGCTGTTGGTGACTCGGTTGAAATCCGAGGAATGAGTGCAGTGGTACCCCGTTGGCACAGCTTCGCTAGGTCAACTCGCGCCCTGACAAAAAAGTCTGAGACCAAGCAGCCGCGGTTTGGGCAGGATATCGAAATCCGCCGAAACGGGCATCGCCTGTACGGGCGCCTCTCTCAGCCGAAGGATCCGCGCGCATTCGTCCTTATCATTGGCGGCTCCGGCTTGCATGATCGTTTCGGCCAAAGCGGCGCGGTTGATCTCGGTTATAGCGACCTGACCGCGCAGCTTGCGTCCCACGGTGTTGGAAGCGTTCTGTTCGACAAGCCAGGAGCTGGTAGAACAAAACTCACCTCCGACATGGTGCGTCCGAGTTTTGCCGCGGCAATTGACGTCGCGCAATCCTGGCTGGACGAACTGGTACGGCGCGCGCCGAAGGGCGTTCCGGTGATCGTTGCTGGACACAGCGAGGGTGGGCAGATCGCTGCGTTCCTGGCTGCCCACAATTCGGATGTTGCCGGACTATGCCTCCTTGCAACCGCCTGCAGTCCGATCGACAAAATCCTCGCAGAGCAAATAAGTCTCCAAGCTCAGGATCTATCGCTCAGTGAGAGCGCCCGTCAACAGCGTCTTTCGGAACTGCAGAGTTTGTTCGAGTGGTTGAGATCAGGCGACCGTAGTGCACCGCCCTCGGCCAGGCTCGCTCCGTTCGCGCACCTGTCCGAATGGTATGGAGGGCTTATCGACACGCAGCCAGCGACCACCCTGCCGCGTGTCCGGGTTCCAGTTGCGATACTCCATGGAGACCGGGACATTCAAGTGCCCTCGCAGGAGGCCCGCGCGTTGGCAGGACTTCTGCCACAAGACCTTGCGAGTGTAAAAATCTTTGAGGGACTCGACCATCTGTTCAAACGAAGTGGAGAGGCCAGTAATATCAGGCAATATGGTGATCGCCGACGAAAGATATCGCGCGACGTAGCAGACTGGATAGCTGACTGGATCGCGAAGGCCGTCCTACCTCAAGGCAGCGGACAATGTGACTAG
- a CDS encoding ISNCY family transposase has protein sequence MRKVSMATRVELVAAISCRYVLGGRAEKARMLDEFVALTGFHRKHAMRLLRGEREPAKGGPRPGRRVYGDDVRAALVVVWEASDRICGKRLHPLLPTLIEAMERHGHGDMNSETRRQLLTMSPATIDRVLKEIKASATGPRRRKGSTAIRRSVPVRTFSDWDDPAPGFVEADLVSHSGPYARGAFSQTLVLTDIATGWTECAPLLVREQTVLITALTELRKLLPFPLLGFDTDNDSVFMNESVHEYCLRDNIELTRCRPYRKNDQAFVEQKNGAIVRKIVGYRRFEGLRATRELAKLYSSMRLFVNFFQPSFKLKEKHRDGAKVIKRYHRPATPYQRLLDDARTPEDTCLRLKAMYLTLDPVRLLRDIRLAQERLVEIADKPDGPPATDGEALPLEDFLSGLRIAWRGGEVKPTARSKPAAKRERRRPDPLLAVTAELEDWFEAEPWRTSRELLERLQVKYPGVYPDGLIRTVQRRMKIWRSTQANALVFGPFADAARQTQNVEVVQ, from the coding sequence ATGAGGAAGGTAAGCATGGCGACACGTGTGGAATTGGTGGCGGCGATCAGTTGTCGCTATGTGTTAGGCGGGCGGGCCGAGAAGGCGAGGATGTTGGACGAGTTCGTGGCGCTCACGGGCTTTCATCGCAAGCATGCGATGCGACTGCTGCGAGGAGAACGCGAACCGGCGAAGGGTGGTCCTCGGCCAGGGCGCCGGGTTTACGGCGATGACGTGCGGGCGGCGCTCGTCGTTGTTTGGGAGGCGTCGGATCGAATTTGCGGCAAGCGACTACACCCCCTGTTGCCAACACTGATCGAAGCGATGGAACGTCATGGACATGGCGATATGAATAGCGAGACGCGCCGGCAACTCTTGACGATGAGCCCAGCGACGATTGATCGAGTCCTCAAGGAGATTAAAGCGAGCGCCACGGGTCCGCGGCGCCGGAAAGGATCAACGGCGATTCGGCGTAGTGTTCCCGTTCGAACGTTCTCGGATTGGGATGACCCCGCACCCGGCTTTGTCGAGGCTGATCTCGTTTCTCATTCCGGCCCGTACGCGAGAGGTGCCTTCTCGCAAACGCTGGTGTTGACCGATATAGCCACGGGCTGGACGGAATGCGCGCCGCTGCTGGTTCGCGAGCAAACGGTACTGATCACTGCGTTGACCGAACTGCGCAAGTTGCTGCCGTTCCCGCTGCTGGGCTTCGACACCGACAACGACAGTGTGTTCATGAACGAGAGCGTTCATGAGTATTGCTTGCGAGATAATATCGAACTCACCCGTTGCCGCCCCTACCGAAAGAACGACCAGGCATTTGTCGAGCAGAAGAATGGCGCGATCGTGCGCAAGATCGTTGGATACCGACGCTTCGAGGGGCTGCGAGCCACCCGGGAGCTGGCCAAGCTTTATTCCTCAATGCGGTTGTTCGTGAATTTCTTTCAGCCATCATTCAAGCTGAAAGAAAAGCACCGTGACGGAGCCAAGGTGATCAAGCGCTATCATCGTCCCGCCACGCCTTATCAGCGGCTGCTTGACGACGCACGCACGCCGGAGGATACATGCCTTCGGCTCAAGGCGATGTACCTGACGCTCGATCCGGTTCGGCTGCTCCGCGACATACGGCTGGCACAAGAGAGATTGGTCGAAATTGCTGACAAGCCTGATGGTCCGCCTGCCACCGACGGCGAGGCATTACCGCTCGAAGACTTTCTGTCTGGCTTACGGATTGCTTGGCGTGGTGGTGAAGTGAAACCGACTGCCCGCTCCAAGCCAGCGGCCAAGCGAGAGCGGCGGAGGCCCGATCCTCTACTCGCCGTCACTGCCGAACTCGAGGATTGGTTCGAGGCGGAGCCTTGGCGAACTTCGCGAGAGTTGCTTGAACGCTTGCAGGTCAAATACCCCGGCGTGTATCCCGACGGCCTCATTCGGACCGTGCAGCGTCGAATGAAGATCTGGCGCAGTACACAGGCCAATGCGCTGGTGTTCGGGCCATTCGCCGATGCCGCGCGGCAGACGCAAAACGTAGAGGTCGTGCAGTGA
- a CDS encoding radical SAM protein, whose amino-acid sequence MTVLQPRQLTVLTTSQCTASCGHCSMNSSPERRDRLTFETIRTTIDELHAKSPLAVVIFAGGEPTLMGETLLNAIAHADDLGIITRIVTNASWAISDAKAEAKIRELRQAGLGELNISADDFHLPWIPFENVARAWCAAKSRGFSSVVIANCYGPNSIVTPEYIMERLCERLPTRFDDQGKSEALPDPAADGTVYMLSNSFLQRLGRAHTTISDPDIIFPEHDGTLAGACPWAVRSAALSPQGRLVACCGMEAEHNRVLDFGVVRPGEVQGLIEQANRSVLVNAIALLGPYFVQQFIRARREDIPFRARYATVCEICEDLVSRKAATDAINEHIAELAVAVSLARVNLETSRMEVVIC is encoded by the coding sequence ATGACTGTTCTGCAACCGCGACAACTTACCGTCCTAACAACGAGCCAGTGCACCGCGTCCTGCGGCCACTGCTCGATGAATTCCTCGCCCGAGCGGCGTGACCGGCTCACTTTCGAAACCATCAGAACGACGATCGACGAACTACATGCGAAATCCCCGCTTGCGGTCGTGATCTTCGCAGGGGGAGAGCCGACGTTGATGGGCGAAACCCTTCTCAATGCAATCGCTCATGCCGACGACCTCGGGATCATTACTCGCATCGTCACCAATGCATCCTGGGCGATCAGCGACGCGAAAGCCGAGGCGAAGATTCGTGAGTTGCGGCAGGCGGGTCTCGGCGAACTGAACATCAGCGCCGACGATTTTCACCTCCCTTGGATACCATTCGAAAACGTTGCGCGCGCGTGGTGCGCCGCCAAGTCTCGGGGATTCTCGTCAGTCGTGATCGCGAATTGCTACGGACCAAACAGCATTGTGACACCGGAGTACATCATGGAGAGGCTGTGTGAGCGGTTGCCCACGCGGTTCGACGATCAAGGAAAGTCTGAAGCCTTACCCGACCCCGCTGCTGACGGGACGGTCTACATGCTGTCAAACTCATTCCTGCAGCGTCTGGGCCGCGCGCACACGACCATCTCCGATCCGGACATTATCTTCCCGGAACACGATGGCACTCTCGCCGGCGCTTGTCCGTGGGCAGTGCGTAGCGCTGCTTTGTCGCCGCAGGGAAGACTCGTAGCCTGCTGCGGGATGGAAGCAGAACACAATCGTGTGCTTGATTTTGGTGTCGTTAGGCCGGGCGAAGTCCAAGGGCTGATCGAGCAGGCGAATCGAAGCGTACTGGTCAATGCGATCGCCTTGCTTGGACCCTACTTCGTGCAGCAGTTCATAAGGGCGCGACGCGAAGACATACCGTTTCGTGCGCGCTACGCGACCGTATGCGAGATCTGTGAGGACCTTGTTTCACGCAAAGCCGCTACTGATGCAATCAATGAACATATCGCCGAACTCGCGGTGGCCGTCAGTCTGGCTCGCGTCAATCTCGAAACATCTAGAATGGAGGTCGTCATATGTTGA
- a CDS encoding AAA family ATPase, with product MSAKQFIALLNSHVAGDEDQFLSIALQVAAQEARSGNTAEAEKLKRIVQRLRERVNDAPKAQSVIPMARPRGELLELVQSSYPKIGLDSMVLADVVRKRLERVVRQQSERATLRDHGQVPATHILLVGPPGTGKTMTASALAGDLHLPLFTVRLDSLFSRFFGETASKLRLLFDQVAKTRGVYLLDEFDAVGSHRGDTNDVGEIRRVLNSILTFMEEPNATDSVVVAATNHPEILDRALARRFDEIVEYDVPSGDAARAILTRRLGRLKLTAKAWADVEEATKGLSQAELVRAADTVVKDTILEGAKALSAMALRAALEDRQAFKGRLHAQR from the coding sequence ATGTCGGCAAAGCAGTTTATCGCGCTTCTCAACTCTCACGTGGCCGGCGATGAAGACCAATTTCTATCGATCGCGCTCCAGGTCGCGGCGCAAGAGGCGCGGTCTGGGAACACCGCCGAGGCGGAGAAGCTGAAGCGTATTGTTCAGCGGCTGAGGGAGCGCGTCAACGACGCGCCAAAAGCTCAATCCGTCATTCCAATGGCGCGCCCACGCGGCGAGCTGCTGGAATTGGTTCAGAGTTCGTACCCAAAGATAGGCCTCGATAGCATGGTGTTGGCCGACGTGGTCCGCAAGCGGCTGGAACGTGTTGTGCGGCAGCAGTCCGAGCGTGCAACGCTGCGTGACCATGGGCAGGTGCCCGCGACGCATATTCTGCTCGTTGGACCGCCTGGTACCGGCAAGACGATGACGGCGTCTGCTCTAGCCGGCGATCTTCATCTCCCACTCTTTACAGTTCGTTTAGACTCGCTCTTCAGCCGGTTCTTCGGCGAAACGGCGAGCAAACTCAGATTGCTGTTCGACCAGGTCGCAAAGACACGCGGCGTGTATCTGTTGGACGAGTTCGACGCTGTTGGTTCGCACCGCGGTGACACCAACGACGTTGGCGAAATCCGCCGTGTGCTGAACTCAATCCTGACGTTCATGGAGGAACCGAACGCGACCGACAGCGTCGTTGTTGCCGCGACGAATCATCCTGAAATCCTTGATCGTGCTCTTGCGCGCCGTTTTGACGAGATCGTCGAATATGACGTCCCCAGCGGAGACGCCGCTCGGGCGATATTAACCCGCCGGCTTGGACGACTGAAACTGACTGCCAAAGCGTGGGCGGATGTGGAAGAGGCAACAAAGGGCCTTAGCCAGGCCGAGCTCGTTCGTGCAGCAGACACCGTGGTCAAAGACACGATTTTAGAGGGCGCAAAAGCCCTGTCGGCGATGGCCCTGCGTGCGGCGCTCGAAGATCGTCAGGCATTTAAAGGGCGATTGCACGCTCAGCGCTGA